In Rosa chinensis cultivar Old Blush chromosome 1, RchiOBHm-V2, whole genome shotgun sequence, a genomic segment contains:
- the LOC112184608 gene encoding glutathione S-transferase DHAR2: MALEVAAKAAAGAPDILGDCPFTHRVLLTLEEKKVPYKLHLINLADKPQWFTEVNPEGKVPVVKFDDKWVSDSDVLAGILEEKYPEPVLKTPPEFASVGSKIFGSFVTFLKSKDPSDGSEQALLNELKALDEHLKAHGPYIAGEKVTAADLSLAPKLYHLKVALGHFKKWTVPESLTHYHKYTELLFSRESFVKTIAEEKHIIAGWEPKVNPK, from the exons ATGGCTCTTGAGGTTGCTGCCAAGGCTGCTGCTGGTGCCCCTGACATTCTTGGGGACT GTCCTTTCACCCATAGGGTTCTTCTCACTTTGGAGGAGAAGAAAGTACCTTACAAGCTCCACCTCATAAACTTGGCTGACAAGCCCCAATG GTTTACAGAAGTGAATCCAGAGGGAAAGGTGCCTGTGGTGAAGTTCGATGACAAATGGGTCTCTGATTCTGATGTGCTTGCTGGGATTCTTGAGGAAAAGTACCCTGAACCTGTTCTCAAAACTCCTCCTGAATTTGCTTCAGT GGGATCAAAGATTTTTGGGTCATTTGTGACATTCCTCAAGAGCAAGGATCCCAGCGACGGTTCAGAACAGGCTTTGCTTAATGAACTGAAGGCATTGGATGAGCATCTTAAGGCACAT GGTCCATACATTGCTGGGGAGAAGGTCACTGCTGCTGATCTAAGCTTGGCACCAAAACTGTACCATCTCAAGGTGGCTCTTGGCCATTTCAAGAAGTGGACTGTCCCTGAAAGCTTGACCCATTACCACAAGTACACTGAG TTGTTGTTCTCAAGGGAATCTTTTGTAAAGACCATCGCTGAAGAGAAACATATTATTGCAGGATGGGAGCCGAAAGTCAACCCCAAATAG
- the LOC112178477 gene encoding uncharacterized protein LOC112178477: MGDSSASYIHLVQHLIEKCLIFHMSKEECMEALSKHANITPVITSTVWNELEKENKEFFEAYAVSQNKKDRMSEEETSQLIKKMISDSSKDSDD; the protein is encoded by the exons ATGGGAGACTCTTCTGCTTCATACATACACCTG GTGCAGCACCTGATAGAGAAGTGTTTGATCTTCCACATGAGCAAAGAAGAGTGCATGGAAGCTCTGTCTAAGCATGCAAACATCACACCTGTCATCACCTCCACCG TGTGGAATGAACTGGAGAAAGAGAACAAGGAGTTCTTCGAGGCGTATGCAGTGTCTCAGAACAAAAAAGATCGAATGTCTGAGGAAGAGACAAGTCAATTGATCAAAAAGATGATATCAGATTCCTCCAAAGATTCAGACGACTAG